From Pseudomonas sp. FP2335, the proteins below share one genomic window:
- a CDS encoding YafY family protein codes for MKRKQSIEQVRWDLALRYRLIETVAWWEGRLTTGHLMQSFGISRQQASKDINTYINEHAPRNLTYDKQLKGYVPSKHFKPRFIEDSASAYLHLLYQNNERAPHIDGLALAYAHTKVLEVPDRPIRPEILRPLLKACRDGLRLETEYVSFNTPNVEIRLIAPHTLVYTGMRWHVRAYCEKNRQYRDFVLSRLRGEPELLDASAYTREQDDDWNTEVPIIFAPDSRLNTAQQAIIETDFGMTDGQLVVASRKALVRYVLRRYQIDPRNLATTPEAQQIVVSNLKELRPWLTFD; via the coding sequence ATGAAACGCAAGCAATCCATCGAGCAAGTGCGCTGGGACCTGGCACTTCGCTATCGCCTCATCGAGACCGTCGCCTGGTGGGAAGGCCGGCTGACCACGGGGCACTTGATGCAGAGCTTTGGCATCAGCCGCCAGCAGGCCTCCAAGGACATCAACACCTACATCAATGAACATGCGCCCCGAAACTTGACATATGACAAGCAGCTGAAGGGCTACGTACCGAGCAAACACTTCAAGCCGCGGTTCATCGAGGACAGCGCCAGTGCCTATTTGCACCTGCTGTACCAGAACAATGAACGGGCGCCGCACATCGATGGGCTGGCCCTGGCCTACGCCCACACCAAGGTGCTGGAAGTGCCCGACCGGCCAATCCGTCCGGAAATCCTGCGGCCGTTGCTCAAGGCCTGTCGCGACGGTTTGCGCCTGGAGACCGAGTACGTTTCGTTCAACACGCCAAACGTGGAAATCCGCCTGATCGCCCCGCACACCCTGGTGTACACCGGCATGCGCTGGCACGTGCGCGCCTATTGCGAGAAGAACCGCCAGTACCGTGACTTTGTGCTGAGCCGCCTGCGCGGCGAGCCGGAGTTGCTCGACGCGTCAGCGTACACACGCGAGCAAGATGACGACTGGAACACCGAAGTGCCGATCATCTTCGCCCCTGACAGCCGCTTGAACACTGCGCAGCAGGCGATCATCGAAACCGACTTCGGCATGACCGATGGGCAACTGGTGGTCGCCAGCCGCAAGGCGTTGGTGCGGTACGTGTTGCGCCGCTATCAGATCGACCCGCGAAACCTGGCCACCACGCCAGAGGCGCAGCAGATTGTGGTCAGCAACCTCAAAGAGCTGCGGCCGTGGCTTACGTTTGATTGA
- a CDS encoding glycosyltransferase family 39 protein — MTRPVPLLLLLVALLFFFALGSHELQGSTEARVAGIAMAMHLDNNWVVPQLFREPFLEKPPLSLWLDAGAIRLFGGTTWAVRLASAFAGLFSVMLFYGMLRKFGRPQTLAFSAALILATMASYWSNVRGVGEDSLLSLGVTTALLGFYQAMRPENQGSKSGAWALFTLGMVIATLSKGVLGLAMPGIVIFVYLVVTSVIDKRLRIGDWLKPGLFTLLALVPLLIWLGFLFQRGGMQAVGEVLWTNSVGRFSGSFVEAGHYEPFYYYLAKLPEAFLPWNILVYLGLWHLRKSLARNRYLLFFCIWLVAQFTLLTLASSKRTVYLMSLTPAAAVLAAEYARVLLDRLKDRKPALYRYHRQVIGGVFAVLIASYMSAAFVFAPKADKRESFVPVISQLQALQAEGREVAMFQPNERIAGAGVFYMQGYVPLLQTEAELQAFLSAKPGNVALTDQTSVLKEPVKVIKEMAISRKPYYFIEQ, encoded by the coding sequence ATGACGCGTCCTGTTCCTCTGCTGCTCCTGCTTGTTGCCCTGTTGTTCTTCTTTGCCCTTGGCAGCCACGAACTGCAAGGTTCTACCGAAGCCCGCGTCGCCGGGATCGCAATGGCCATGCACCTGGACAACAACTGGGTCGTGCCGCAACTGTTTCGCGAACCCTTCCTGGAAAAACCGCCCCTGAGCCTGTGGCTCGACGCCGGGGCGATTCGCCTGTTCGGCGGCACCACCTGGGCGGTACGCCTGGCCTCGGCATTTGCCGGTTTGTTCAGCGTGATGCTGTTCTACGGGATGCTGCGCAAGTTCGGCCGCCCGCAGACCCTGGCGTTCAGCGCCGCGCTGATCCTTGCGACCATGGCCAGTTACTGGAGCAACGTACGCGGCGTGGGTGAAGACTCGCTGCTCAGCCTCGGCGTCACCACCGCGCTGCTGGGGTTCTACCAGGCGATGCGTCCTGAGAACCAAGGCTCCAAGTCCGGCGCCTGGGCGCTGTTTACCCTCGGCATGGTGATCGCCACCCTGAGTAAAGGCGTGCTGGGCCTGGCGATGCCGGGCATCGTGATCTTCGTGTATCTGGTCGTTACAAGCGTGATCGACAAACGCCTGCGCATCGGCGACTGGCTCAAGCCCGGGCTGTTCACCTTGCTGGCGTTGGTGCCGCTGCTGATCTGGCTGGGGTTCCTGTTTCAACGTGGCGGTATGCAGGCCGTCGGCGAAGTGCTGTGGACCAACAGCGTCGGGCGCTTCAGCGGTTCGTTCGTCGAGGCTGGGCACTACGAACCGTTCTACTACTACCTTGCCAAGCTGCCCGAAGCCTTTCTGCCGTGGAATATCCTGGTGTACCTGGGCCTGTGGCACTTGCGTAAGAGCCTGGCACGCAATCGCTACTTGCTGTTTTTTTGCATCTGGCTGGTGGCGCAATTCACCCTGCTGACGCTGGCTTCGAGCAAGCGCACCGTGTACCTGATGTCGCTCACGCCAGCCGCCGCGGTGCTCGCGGCAGAATATGCGCGGGTGCTGCTGGACCGCCTGAAAGACCGCAAGCCCGCACTCTACCGCTACCATCGGCAGGTGATCGGCGGCGTGTTCGCCGTACTGATTGCCAGCTATATGAGCGCTGCATTCGTGTTCGCGCCCAAGGCCGACAAGCGCGAGTCATTCGTGCCGGTGATCAGCCAGCTCCAGGCGCTGCAAGCAGAAGGTCGAGAAGTGGCGATGTTTCAGCCCAACGAGCGGATTGCCGGCGCCGGGGTTTTTTATATGCAGGGCTATGTGCCGCTCCTGCAAACCGAGGCCGAGTTGCAGGCATTCCTCAGCGCCAAACCCGGCAACGTTGCGTTGACGGATCAAACCAGTGTGCTGAAGGAACCGGTGAAGGTCATCAAGGAGATGGCGATCAGTCGCAAGCCTTACTACTTCATAGAGCAGTAA
- a CDS encoding TIGR00645 family protein → MERFIENTMYASRWLLAPIYLGLSLGLLILALKFFQEIIHVLPNVFTMLEADVILLLLSLIDMALVGGLLVMVMISGYENFVSQLDIDDNKEKLNWLGTMDSSSLKMKVAASIVAISSIHLLRIFMDAKNVDPQHLMWYVIIHMTFVVSAFAMGYLDKLTKH, encoded by the coding sequence ATGGAACGCTTTATCGAAAATACTATGTACGCCTCACGCTGGCTGCTGGCGCCGATTTACCTGGGGTTGTCCCTGGGCTTGCTGATCCTGGCGCTGAAGTTCTTCCAGGAAATCATCCACGTGCTGCCCAACGTGTTCACCATGTTGGAAGCCGACGTCATCCTGCTGCTGCTGTCGTTGATCGACATGGCGCTGGTCGGTGGTTTGCTGGTGATGGTGATGATCTCCGGCTACGAGAACTTTGTCTCGCAACTGGACATCGATGACAACAAGGAAAAGCTCAACTGGCTGGGCACCATGGACTCTTCCTCGCTGAAGATGAAAGTGGCGGCGTCCATCGTGGCGATTTCCTCCATCCACTTGCTGCGCATCTTCATGGACGCCAAGAACGTCGATCCACAACACCTGATGTGGTACGTGATCATTCACATGACCTTCGTCGTCTCGGCGTTTGCCATGGGTTACCTGGACAAGCTGACCAAGCACTGA